From the genome of Lotus japonicus ecotype B-129 chromosome 6, LjGifu_v1.2, one region includes:
- the LOC130725526 gene encoding uncharacterized protein LOC130725526, with protein sequence MPDLRHGKLGGREMDLDSKLEKNSVHLGISLTGGPAARPGFNSAFLWSRGPLAPSNILAFSWRVLLDRIQTKENLKKRGIIQPGQQSNCVFCHNQEESLSHLSFSCKFAWEVWSRTFKWLGIVTVQHSDANLHFLQHGNILASHSCNGWWVIWAAVVWSIWILRNDIVFNSGSACVDKIMDIIQFRYRTVSFVDVSSGALGTDQGLLFQTLVAE encoded by the exons ATGCCCGATCTCAGACATGGGAAATTGGGTGGAAGGGAGATGGATTTGGACTCTAAGCTGGAGAAGAACTCTGTTCACTTGGGAATCTCTCTTACTGGAGGACCTGCTGCGAGACCTGGGTTCAATTCAGCTTTCCTTTGGAGCCGAGGACCATTGG CTCCCTCGAATATCTTAGCCTTCTCTTGGCGGGTATTACTTGACAGAATACAAACGAAAGAAAATCTGAAGAAACGAGGCATCATTCAACCCGGTCAACAAAGCAATTGTGTGTTTTGCCATAACCAAGAGGAAAGCTTGTCCCACCTCTCGTTCTCTTGCAAATTTGCGTGGGAGGTGTGGTCGAGAACATTCAAGTGGTTGGGAATTGTGACTGTCCAACATTCAGATGCAAATTTGCATTTTCTTCAGCACGGGAACATCCTCGCCTCACACTCATGCAATGGATGGTGGGTTATATGGGCTGCAGTTGTTTGGTCCATTTGGATACTTAGAAATGACATTGTGTTCAATTCAGGCTCAGCTTGTGTTGATAAGATTATGGATATAATTCAATTCAG ATACAGAACTGTATCTTTTGTTGATGTCTCTTCTGGGGCTCTTGGAACCGACCAGGGACTTTTGTTTCAAACATTGGTAGCTGAATAA